In the genome of Chloroflexota bacterium, the window AGTTGTTATATCCCCAACTGTCCAGAGCCACTAAGCCGCTCTCTATTTTGTAGAACTTCAGGCTATCCTCAAACCTCATCCTCCCGGTGTGATACGGTCAGACCAATTTATGGATTGCCGCGCCTTCTCCTCGCTCGGCTTGGAGAATGGCTCGCAATCAGGCTGTGTCTCAACTGAATGCGGGAGATAACGTTAAGGCGCCAAAACGACGGATCTGGTTGTTAGTAACTGGCTGAGGGCGATAATTGTTTGGGAAAGTGTGAGTCTGCGGGATCACGGGTACAGGAGATACCCTCCGCAGGGCTCGGATTAACCCCTCAACTCCCAGCAGGGTCATCATTCGCCTGAGGTTGAAGCATACCGAAAGCAAAGATAGCTCCGCTCTTACAGCGCTGCGTCCTCGCATCAGGAAGCTTGTGACTCCTAGATTCCTCTTCATGTGCCCGAAGACCAGTTCCACCTTCTCCCCCCTTCTTTTGTAGATGGCCTGGTTCTGGCTCAAGCCATACTCCCTCTCCAGCCTGCTTCGCAGGTCCTCTTCCACCAGCCTGAGCACTTTCCTGCCCCTGCAGGCAGTCGTACACCGGCCGAACTTGGAGCAGGCCCGGCAGGTTTCCCTGTTCTCAATTACGTATGCCCTGCTGTAGCTCTTCCGGGCTACCCTGTCATACCGAAAGTTCTCTTTGTCAAACTCCCCCGGGGCCCTTTGTGAGACTATTCTCTGGGTCGGTACGATCACCCGGATCCCTTGCTTATCTACCTTCGCCAGGTCGTCCGTCCAGGCATATCCGGAGTCAGCCACCGCCACAGCGCA includes:
- a CDS encoding transposase, with the protein product MGQFSRQIDQAQEALGNKCAVAVADSGYAWTDDLAKVDKQGIRVIVPTQRIVSQRAPGEFDKENFRYDRVARKSYSRAYVIENRETCRACSKFGRCTTACRGRKVLRLVEEDLRSRLEREYGLSQNQAIYKRRGEKVELVFGHMKRNLGVTSFLMRGRSAVRAELSLLSVCFNLRRMMTLLGVEGLIRALRRVSPVPVIPQTHTFPNNYRPQPVTNNQIRRFGALTLSPAFS